A stretch of Faecalibacterium duncaniae DNA encodes these proteins:
- a CDS encoding Txe/YoeB family addiction module toxin → MSKITFTERAFAEYLYWQSQDKKTLKRINALLKDISRNPYEGIGKPEGLKENLSGYWSRRIDDVNRLVYRIENDLIEVYQCKGHYDD, encoded by the coding sequence ATGAGTAAGATCACCTTCACAGAGCGGGCCTTTGCGGAATATCTGTATTGGCAGTCTCAGGATAAAAAGACGCTGAAACGGATCAACGCATTGCTCAAGGATATTTCGCGCAACCCGTATGAAGGCATTGGAAAACCGGAAGGGCTGAAAGAAAATCTCAGCGGGTATTGGAGCCGCCGGATCGATGATGTGAACCGGCTGGTCTATCGCATTGAAAATGATCTGATCGAAGTGTACCAGTGCAAGGGACATTACGACGATTGA
- a CDS encoding collagen-like triple helix repeat-containing protein, translated as MIERQIHLSSGGGAALQGYDGLLRFGYTRNRGIYALRVEADGEWQGMTLRAFWHLPDGNAAPSTLVVDGLVEVPALITAVPGEGRITFEGTDGTRTLTSADVCYCVAENSGTEDSTLPQPGTPAWQALLDRLKAAVESGAFRGEKGEPGPQGEPGAAGPTGPKGEPGPQGPQGEPGPQGPKGDPSDPGQWELLEKVSLNAAAASFERTFPTELQALKVLFQAGSSQSKGTLHWVCSTSDGAQLLSASAPCAASSPPTRTFASFQALPCFGQYLCFAASGTTGAPPAVVLPAGSGGQNVDASQKLGRLTLTVDTNVRLAAGATIELWGVPA; from the coding sequence ATGATTGAACGACAGATCCATTTATCCTCGGGCGGCGGGGCTGCTTTGCAGGGGTACGATGGCCTGCTCCGCTTCGGCTACACCAGAAACCGGGGCATCTACGCCCTGCGGGTGGAAGCCGACGGCGAGTGGCAGGGCATGACCCTGCGGGCCTTCTGGCACCTGCCGGATGGGAACGCTGCCCCCTCCACGCTGGTGGTGGACGGCCTTGTGGAGGTGCCCGCCCTCATCACGGCTGTGCCCGGGGAGGGGCGCATCACCTTTGAGGGCACCGATGGCACCCGCACCCTGACCAGTGCGGACGTGTGCTACTGCGTGGCCGAAAACTCCGGCACTGAGGACAGCACCCTGCCCCAGCCCGGCACGCCCGCTTGGCAGGCCCTGCTCGACCGGCTGAAAGCAGCTGTGGAAAGCGGTGCATTCCGGGGCGAAAAGGGTGAACCCGGACCGCAGGGAGAACCCGGTGCCGCAGGACCCACCGGCCCCAAAGGAGAGCCCGGCCCGCAAGGCCCGCAGGGAGAACCCGGCCCCCAGGGCCCAAAGGGTGACCCCAGCGATCCCGGCCAGTGGGAGCTGCTGGAAAAGGTGTCCCTGAACGCCGCCGCTGCCAGCTTTGAACGCACCTTTCCCACCGAACTGCAGGCGCTGAAGGTGCTGTTTCAGGCAGGCAGCAGCCAATCCAAGGGCACGCTGCACTGGGTGTGCAGCACCAGCGATGGTGCTCAGCTGCTCAGTGCTTCTGCCCCCTGTGCTGCCAGCAGCCCGCCCACCCGCACCTTTGCCAGCTTTCAGGCACTTCCCTGCTTCGGGCAGTATCTCTGTTTTGCCGCATCCGGCACCACGGGTGCACCGCCTGCGGTCGTTTTACCTGCCGGAAGCGGCGGCCAGAATGTGGATGCCAGCCAAAAGCTCGGCAGGCTGACCCTGACCGTGGACACCAACGTCCGGCTTGCCGCCGGTGCCACGATCGAGCTGTGGGGCGTTCCGGCCTGA
- a CDS encoding DUF5046 domain-containing protein, protein MKRSVLRIGCAVLSLSAAAGLLASCSLLPPASPLPDSKPAQAEETPGPAAAPLDDGKLRILYSNGSNGGNTVLCGNTVLYQAASSETVYLVPDTLTGTVRYYLRQWSAPGTPTGRATALCDRSGKEILTFDRAYDAVLTGSLLVLTAPEQMAYAPCNNHAAGDCRVIDLATGEELAVPENAYGCSIAGSYLAFAVCNVPADYVPENEWGDDLTAYCAVQVQDRQGEVVYQAELSGLSNFYASSSDSSAPTDWLVVSHYNEDGTTGTDSLYNPTTGEELTGYQQYTGAGTVSLYNDGRYQLVDLVSTEQSAVLCEYDQPIRYYVPGAAVTEPDASTPEMAGRYLFHDLLTGEEKDLYDANTDDATLAIYAVDGTVRVFDLQTGVLLTDTTIDPVENQVRTHIYPEGNGWAWVQQDDNDSYDATAIHICGPDGIHKTLDPAKLNETYNYYSPLLSTEDGIYFYGCYNGPGSSWLYDVLDSDGDVVVSGLRTCAGYYANSVNGLPEGVFAAVKGFESGWMDLTGQWLYAESIFASSNDEMDNGFF, encoded by the coding sequence ATGAAACGTTCTGTTCTCCGCATCGGCTGTGCAGTGCTCAGCCTGTCTGCCGCGGCAGGGCTGCTGGCCTCCTGCTCCCTGCTGCCTCCGGCCTCGCCCCTGCCCGATTCCAAGCCCGCGCAGGCTGAGGAAACGCCCGGCCCCGCTGCAGCTCCACTGGACGACGGCAAGCTGCGCATCCTGTACAGCAACGGCTCCAACGGCGGCAATACCGTGCTCTGCGGCAATACCGTGTTGTATCAGGCCGCCAGCAGCGAGACCGTGTATCTGGTGCCGGATACCCTGACCGGCACCGTGCGGTACTATCTGCGGCAGTGGTCAGCCCCCGGCACCCCCACCGGGCGGGCAACCGCCCTGTGCGACCGCAGCGGCAAGGAGATCCTGACCTTTGACCGTGCCTACGATGCCGTCCTGACCGGCAGCCTGCTGGTCCTGACCGCACCGGAACAGATGGCCTATGCCCCCTGCAACAACCACGCCGCAGGCGATTGCCGGGTGATCGACCTTGCCACGGGCGAGGAACTGGCTGTGCCCGAAAACGCCTACGGATGCAGCATAGCAGGCAGCTATCTGGCCTTTGCAGTCTGCAATGTCCCGGCAGACTATGTGCCGGAAAACGAATGGGGCGATGATCTGACCGCCTACTGCGCCGTGCAGGTGCAAGATCGGCAGGGCGAGGTGGTCTATCAGGCAGAGCTGTCCGGCCTTTCCAACTTCTATGCCAGCAGCAGCGACAGCTCCGCCCCCACCGACTGGCTGGTGGTGAGCCACTACAACGAGGATGGCACGACGGGTACCGACAGCCTGTACAACCCCACCACCGGCGAGGAGCTGACCGGTTACCAGCAGTACACCGGTGCAGGCACGGTCAGCCTGTATAACGATGGCAGATATCAGCTGGTGGATCTGGTCAGCACGGAGCAAAGCGCCGTGCTCTGCGAATATGACCAGCCCATCCGGTATTATGTGCCCGGCGCAGCAGTCACGGAGCCAGATGCCTCCACCCCCGAAATGGCGGGGCGGTATCTGTTCCACGACCTGCTCACCGGCGAGGAGAAGGATCTCTACGATGCCAATACGGATGATGCCACGTTGGCCATCTATGCCGTAGACGGCACCGTGCGGGTGTTCGACCTGCAGACCGGTGTTCTGCTGACCGATACCACCATCGACCCAGTGGAAAATCAGGTGCGTACCCATATTTACCCCGAGGGGAACGGCTGGGCCTGGGTCCAGCAGGATGACAATGACAGCTACGACGCAACGGCCATCCACATCTGCGGGCCGGATGGCATCCACAAGACCCTCGACCCGGCCAAGCTGAATGAGACCTATAACTACTACTCGCCCCTGCTCTCCACTGAGGACGGCATCTACTTCTACGGCTGCTACAACGGCCCCGGCAGCAGCTGGCTCTACGATGTTCTGGACAGCGACGGCGATGTGGTGGTGAGCGGCCTGCGCACTTGTGCCGGGTACTACGCCAACAGCGTCAATGGCCTGCCCGAGGGCGTGTTCGCCGCCGTCAAGGGCTTTGAGAGCGGCTGGATGGACCTGACCGGCCAGTGGCTCTACGCCGAGAGCATCTTCGCTTCCAGCAACGACGAAATGGACAACGGTTTCTTCTAA
- a CDS encoding EAL domain-containing protein codes for MGRSGLSRRTDFLREIVHLVKRLGYNVICEGIETEEQVQLLRSLDCDGAQGFWFSKAIPAEEFERRYLCS; via the coding sequence GTGGGGCGTTCCGGCCTGAGCAGGCGCACCGATTTCCTGCGGGAGATCGTACATCTGGTCAAACGGCTGGGCTACAACGTCATCTGCGAGGGCATCGAGACCGAGGAGCAGGTGCAGCTCCTCCGCTCGCTGGACTGCGATGGCGCGCAGGGCTTCTGGTTTTCCAAGGCCATCCCGGCTGAGGAGTTCGAGCGGCGGTATCTTTGCAGCTGA
- a CDS encoding leucine-rich repeat domain-containing protein encodes MKWRTVLCTALFLCGTMLLSACGGGEMPRPAEPPASSEVSAPSQPEEVPAPSESASSSEPEPLPEPEPPKPWDGMVIPEGCKAEWKIEQGKLVLVSYEFTNGANVILPTGKPYSIGMSCFENNAKLRAVTIPADVTEIQFGAFKSTGLWQIIVPATVKELGDAVFADCNQLVQAEIVGIPETGKQTFARCKALQSVQLGEGVIRIEEGAFEHSGLKKITLPGTLSNVEKYAFDYCNLKMIVYNGDWEAKKSTLTIGEQNEALLTATQS; translated from the coding sequence ATGAAATGGAGGACCGTTCTGTGCACAGCACTGTTTTTGTGCGGTACCATGCTGCTTTCTGCCTGCGGCGGGGGAGAGATGCCCAGGCCTGCGGAACCGCCCGCTTCCAGTGAGGTATCGGCTCCCTCTCAGCCGGAGGAAGTGCCCGCCCCCTCGGAATCGGCTTCTTCCAGTGAACCGGAGCCGCTTCCGGAACCGGAACCGCCCAAACCGTGGGATGGCATGGTAATCCCAGAAGGATGTAAGGCGGAGTGGAAAATAGAGCAAGGCAAGCTGGTATTGGTCAGCTATGAGTTTACGAATGGGGCAAATGTGATCCTTCCGACGGGAAAGCCGTACAGTATTGGAATGAGCTGCTTTGAAAATAACGCAAAGCTAAGGGCGGTCACAATTCCCGCAGATGTGACGGAAATCCAGTTTGGAGCATTCAAAAGTACGGGCCTATGGCAGATAATTGTTCCCGCGACAGTCAAAGAACTGGGGGATGCAGTATTTGCCGATTGTAATCAACTGGTACAGGCGGAAATTGTTGGAATACCCGAAACAGGAAAACAAACATTTGCCCGGTGTAAAGCTCTGCAAAGTGTGCAGCTTGGCGAGGGAGTGATCCGGATTGAAGAAGGCGCATTTGAACATAGTGGCCTGAAAAAGATCACTCTGCCGGGAACATTGTCGAACGTAGAGAAATATGCATTTGATTACTGCAATTTGAAAATGATCGTTTATAACGGTGATTGGGAAGCAAAGAAGAGTACACTGACAATTGGTGAACAAAACGAGGCCTTGTTAACTGCAACCCAAAGTTAA
- a CDS encoding MATE family efflux transporter, translating to MANADRSAEQFRKMTETPIPKLILSLAAPTILSMLITSIYNLADTFFVGQISTSASGAVGIVSSLMAILQALGFMLGHGSGSIISRSLGSQNTDAATRFASTSFFTALVFGGIITAAGLLTLPDFMMLLGSTETILPHACAYARYILLAAPIMMSSLVMNNILRYEGKASFAMIGLVTGGLLNIALDPLFIFGLGMGTAGAGLATALSQTISFCILLSMFLRGKTVSQFRITAVTHSPAEFGTILMTGMPSFGRQGLNSIGGMLLNIAARGYGDAAVAGMSIVSRIFMFIISVAIGTGQGFQPVAGFNYGAQKYRRVQQACLFTMAASFCFLSVILTVCWFNAETLIRLFRDDPEVTAVALPAFRYQCFAMLLQPVIVAGNMLFQSIGKSGRATFLACCRQGVFFIPLILTLPRAFGLLGVEICQPIADVLTFFVTVPFLFPFLRQLVRMDEAEAAEV from the coding sequence ATGGCAAATGCCGACCGCAGCGCGGAGCAGTTCCGCAAAATGACGGAGACCCCCATCCCGAAATTGATCCTGAGTCTGGCGGCTCCCACGATATTGAGCATGCTCATCACCAGCATCTACAATCTGGCCGACACCTTTTTTGTGGGCCAGATCTCCACCAGCGCATCCGGTGCGGTGGGCATCGTTTCCAGCCTGATGGCCATTCTCCAGGCGCTGGGCTTCATGCTGGGCCACGGCTCCGGCAGCATCATCAGCCGCAGCCTGGGCAGCCAGAACACCGATGCCGCCACCCGGTTTGCTTCCACCAGCTTCTTCACAGCGCTGGTGTTCGGCGGCATCATCACAGCGGCGGGCCTGCTCACCCTGCCCGATTTTATGATGCTGCTGGGCAGCACCGAGACCATCCTGCCCCATGCCTGTGCCTACGCGCGGTACATCCTGCTGGCCGCTCCCATTATGATGTCCAGTCTGGTGATGAACAACATCCTGCGCTATGAGGGCAAGGCCAGCTTTGCCATGATCGGCCTGGTCACCGGCGGCCTGCTGAACATCGCGCTGGACCCGCTGTTCATCTTTGGGCTGGGCATGGGCACCGCCGGTGCGGGCCTTGCCACGGCCCTGAGCCAGACCATCAGCTTCTGCATCCTACTGTCCATGTTCCTGCGGGGCAAAACGGTCAGCCAGTTCCGGATCACGGCAGTCACCCACAGCCCGGCGGAGTTCGGCACCATCCTGATGACTGGTATGCCCAGCTTTGGCCGTCAGGGCCTGAACAGCATTGGCGGAATGCTGCTGAACATCGCCGCCCGGGGCTATGGCGACGCTGCTGTGGCCGGCATGAGCATCGTTTCTCGCATCTTCATGTTCATCATCTCGGTGGCCATCGGCACCGGGCAGGGTTTTCAGCCGGTGGCAGGCTTCAACTATGGTGCCCAAAAGTACCGCCGGGTGCAGCAGGCCTGCCTGTTCACCATGGCAGCCAGCTTCTGCTTCCTCTCTGTCATTCTTACCGTCTGCTGGTTCAATGCCGAGACCCTCATCCGCCTTTTCCGCGATGATCCCGAAGTCACCGCCGTGGCCCTGCCTGCCTTCCGCTACCAGTGCTTTGCCATGCTGCTGCAGCCCGTGATCGTGGCAGGCAACATGCTGTTCCAGTCCATCGGCAAATCGGGCCGGGCCACCTTTCTGGCCTGCTGCCGTCAGGGCGTGTTCTTCATCCCGCTTATCCTCACCCTGCCCCGGGCCTTTGGGCTGCTGGGTGTTGAGATCTGCCAGCCCATCGCCGATGTGCTGACCTTCTTTGTCACCGTGCCCTTCCTCTTCCCCTTCCTGCGTCAGCTGGTGCGGATGGACGAAGCTGAGGCTGCCGAGGTCTGA
- a CDS encoding ABC transporter permease subunit produces MDWNVMVQYLPQYEKAAWLTLRLGVAGIFWAILVGLVCAVLQYEKVPVLRRIVGAYIQLSRNTPLLVQLFFLYYGLPKIGIKTNAELCGIAGLAFLGGSYMAEAFRSGLEAIEPIQTESALSLGMSRLQTMR; encoded by the coding sequence ATGGACTGGAATGTGATGGTGCAATATCTGCCGCAGTATGAAAAAGCGGCCTGGCTCACCCTGCGTCTGGGCGTGGCCGGTATCTTCTGGGCTATCCTTGTGGGCCTTGTCTGCGCCGTGCTCCAGTACGAAAAAGTGCCGGTGCTGCGCCGTATCGTGGGTGCCTATATCCAGCTCAGCCGGAACACGCCGCTGCTGGTCCAGCTGTTCTTTCTGTATTACGGCCTGCCTAAGATCGGCATCAAGACCAACGCCGAGCTCTGCGGCATTGCAGGCCTTGCCTTTCTGGGCGGCAGCTACATGGCCGAGGCCTTCCGCAGTGGTCTGGAAGCCATCGAACCCATCCAGACAGAAAGTGCCCTGAGCCTTGGCATGAGCCGGCTGCAGACCATGCGCTAG
- a CDS encoding UTP--glucose-1-phosphate uridylyltransferase: MKKVTKAVIPAAGLGTRVLPATKAMPKGMLPIVDKPAIQYLVEEAVKSGITDILIILGRNQSIIEDHFDRSPELEEKLAAPGKEKMLEECLGISNLANIFFVRQKQTLGLGHAVSMAKAFTGDDPFVVIYGDDVIWGEDPVCAQLIRAYEEFGRPAAGVSAVPWADVSRYCSLKTTPIHDNYFFVDDMIEKPKKGQEFSNYSILGRVLLTPEIYDILAHTKPGAGGEIQLTDAMAEYARNCGGMTAVEFTGTHYDMGNKLRVVEAQVELALQHPEIGEAFRAYLKEFCKTL, from the coding sequence ATGAAAAAAGTTACGAAGGCTGTCATCCCTGCCGCTGGTCTGGGCACCCGTGTGCTGCCCGCCACCAAGGCCATGCCCAAGGGGATGCTCCCCATCGTGGATAAGCCCGCCATCCAGTATCTGGTGGAGGAAGCCGTCAAGTCCGGCATCACAGACATTCTGATCATTCTGGGCCGCAACCAGAGCATCATTGAGGATCACTTTGACCGCAGCCCCGAGCTGGAAGAAAAGCTGGCCGCCCCCGGCAAGGAAAAGATGCTGGAGGAGTGCCTGGGCATCTCGAACCTTGCCAACATCTTCTTTGTGCGCCAGAAGCAGACGCTGGGCCTGGGCCACGCCGTGAGCATGGCAAAGGCCTTTACCGGTGACGATCCGTTCGTGGTCATCTACGGCGACGACGTGATCTGGGGCGAGGATCCTGTCTGCGCCCAGCTCATCCGCGCCTATGAGGAGTTCGGCCGCCCGGCTGCCGGTGTCTCCGCTGTGCCCTGGGCCGATGTGAGCCGCTACTGCAGCCTGAAGACCACCCCCATCCACGACAACTATTTCTTTGTGGATGACATGATCGAGAAGCCCAAGAAGGGCCAGGAGTTCAGCAACTACTCCATTCTGGGCCGTGTGTTGCTGACCCCTGAGATCTACGATATCCTCGCCCACACCAAACCCGGTGCAGGCGGCGAGATCCAGCTGACCGATGCCATGGCCGAGTATGCCCGCAACTGCGGCGGCATGACCGCTGTGGAGTTCACCGGCACCCACTACGACATGGGCAACAAGCTCCGCGTGGTGGAGGCTCAGGTGGAGCTGGCATTGCAGCACCCCGAGATCGGCGAGGCTTTCCGCGCCTATCTGAAGGAGTTCTGCAAAACCCTGTAA
- a CDS encoding 2-hydroxyacyl-CoA dehydratase has product MEYNYPKFTPEMKQTHTILIPNMAITQFRLLEYALRYDGYKCEILGNCGSAVAQLGLKYVHNDTCYPALLVIGQFLDALNSGKYDLDHTALLITQTGGGCRASNYIHLLRKALVKAGYPQIPVASLNFSGLEKDSGFQMTLPLARRALACIFYGDMLCALRNQVAPYENEKGAADRMVDLWVERLGRVLLAGKGFTAREMKHTFPLIAKDFAAIPVTRVPKVKVGVVGEIYVKYSPLGNNDLQKFLESQDCEVNFPGLMGFVQYCIFNMGEDHVLYGGKLAVKMGTDQLLNWLDSVERAMLKATADAGFYAPGPFKELVEKPHGIISLGAKMGEGWLLTAEMIELVQGGYGNIVCAQPFGCLPNHIVGKGMVNKIRALYPSANITPIDYDPSATRVNQENRIKLMLAVAKERLNAPAQAAPLTAEEIAGGAPRVETTV; this is encoded by the coding sequence ATGGAATACAATTATCCCAAATTTACCCCGGAGATGAAGCAGACCCACACCATCCTCATCCCCAACATGGCCATTACCCAGTTCCGGCTGCTGGAATACGCCCTGCGCTACGACGGCTACAAGTGTGAGATCCTGGGCAACTGCGGCAGCGCTGTGGCACAGCTTGGCCTGAAATACGTCCACAACGACACCTGCTATCCGGCCCTGCTGGTTATCGGCCAGTTTCTGGATGCCCTGAACAGCGGCAAGTATGACCTGGATCATACGGCCCTGCTCATCACCCAGACCGGCGGAGGCTGCCGTGCTTCCAACTACATCCACCTGCTCCGCAAGGCTCTGGTCAAGGCGGGCTATCCCCAGATCCCCGTTGCCAGCCTGAACTTCTCTGGTCTGGAAAAAGACAGCGGCTTCCAGATGACCCTGCCGCTGGCCCGCCGCGCGCTGGCCTGCATTTTCTACGGCGATATGCTCTGTGCCCTGCGCAATCAGGTGGCTCCCTACGAGAACGAAAAGGGTGCCGCTGACCGGATGGTCGATCTGTGGGTCGAGCGTCTGGGCCGCGTTCTGCTGGCCGGCAAGGGCTTTACCGCCCGGGAAATGAAGCACACCTTCCCGCTCATTGCAAAGGATTTTGCGGCTATCCCCGTGACCCGGGTGCCCAAGGTCAAGGTGGGCGTGGTCGGCGAGATCTACGTTAAATACAGCCCCTTGGGCAACAACGACCTGCAGAAGTTCCTGGAGAGCCAGGACTGTGAGGTGAACTTCCCGGGCCTGATGGGCTTTGTGCAGTACTGCATCTTCAATATGGGCGAGGATCATGTCCTCTACGGCGGCAAGCTGGCCGTCAAGATGGGCACGGATCAATTGCTCAACTGGCTGGACAGCGTGGAGCGTGCCATGCTCAAGGCCACAGCCGATGCCGGATTCTACGCCCCCGGGCCCTTCAAGGAGCTGGTGGAAAAGCCCCACGGCATCATTTCGCTGGGGGCCAAGATGGGCGAGGGCTGGCTGCTGACCGCCGAGATGATCGAGCTGGTGCAGGGCGGCTACGGCAACATCGTCTGTGCCCAGCCCTTCGGCTGCCTGCCCAACCATATCGTGGGCAAGGGCATGGTGAACAAGATCCGTGCCCTGTATCCCAGCGCCAACATCACCCCCATCGATTACGACCCCAGCGCCACCCGGGTCAACCAGGAAAACCGCATCAAGCTGATGCTGGCAGTCGCCAAGGAGCGCCTGAACGCCCCGGCGCAGGCTGCCCCCCTGACGGCAGAAGAGATCGCCGGTGGTGCTCCCCGGGTCGAGACCACGGTATAA
- a CDS encoding type II toxin-antitoxin system RelB/DinJ family antitoxin, which yields MTTVSVRMDENLKRDFDEICNELGLSMTTAITMLAKKMTREKRIPFEVSMDPFYSASNMAALNDSIEEMRQGKTVTRTLEELEAMEHE from the coding sequence ATGACGACGGTAAGTGTCCGGATGGATGAGAACCTGAAGCGGGATTTTGATGAGATCTGCAATGAACTGGGCCTTTCGATGACAACAGCCATCACCATGCTGGCCAAGAAGATGACGCGTGAAAAACGCATTCCGTTTGAAGTCTCGATGGATCCCTTTTATAGTGCATCCAATATGGCCGCCCTGAATGACAGCATTGAGGAAATGCGTCAGGGAAAGACTGTAACGAGAACGCTGGAAGAGCTTGAGGCTATGGAACATGAGTAA
- a CDS encoding LexA family protein: MFYDCYTALCQARGISRSRAAQEMGLSNSTVTKWKNTGATPSGETLARVSAYFGVPVGELLGEAVPSVQEERKLPEGAVPFDPALTAPLLGTVRAGLPMYAEENIEGYIPITRKDGARYFWLRVRGDSMNAVGISENDEILVREQPEVENGQLAVVMVNGDEATVKYFRQEGSLVVLTPKSFNPVHQPQIYDLKRVQVRVVGLVVECRKVF, translated from the coding sequence GTGTTTTATGACTGCTACACGGCCCTGTGTCAGGCCAGAGGCATCAGCCGCAGCCGGGCCGCGCAGGAGATGGGCCTGAGCAATTCCACAGTGACCAAATGGAAAAACACCGGGGCGACCCCCTCGGGCGAGACGCTGGCCAGGGTGTCCGCCTATTTTGGCGTGCCGGTGGGGGAGCTGCTGGGCGAAGCCGTTCCATCGGTGCAGGAGGAGCGGAAGCTGCCCGAAGGGGCTGTCCCGTTCGATCCCGCTCTCACGGCTCCGCTGCTGGGCACGGTGCGTGCAGGCCTGCCCATGTATGCGGAAGAAAACATTGAGGGCTACATCCCCATCACCCGGAAGGACGGGGCACGGTACTTCTGGCTCCGTGTCCGGGGCGACAGCATGAACGCCGTGGGCATTTCGGAAAACGATGAGATCCTGGTGCGGGAGCAGCCGGAGGTGGAAAACGGCCAGCTTGCTGTGGTGATGGTCAACGGCGATGAAGCCACCGTGAAATATTTCCGTCAGGAGGGGAGCCTTGTGGTCCTGACTCCCAAAAGCTTCAACCCCGTGCACCAGCCCCAGATCTATGATCTGAAACGGGTGCAGGTGCGGGTGGTCGGCCTTGTGGTGGAGTGCCGCAAGGTGTTCTGA
- a CDS encoding PstS family phosphate ABC transporter substrate-binding protein → MRTVKISRRAFLTGLGLASTAALLSACNTVPASSDSGAAPSQPDSEASSSSAASEMPAQPILSVDEFPITDGSTACIPLIAQIMADTTGLDLETARSAVTTNTTAQAWRNLGLYGNNYGDSVKLIIAYEAPESVKEELKADGDPLEQKAIGRDALVFIVNEDNPVQSLTLQQLKDIYAGTITNWKDVGGKDQEIIAFQRRADSGSQTLFQKLLIQGGPLMEAPTELAPTAMGELVDSIAEYNNSANAIGFSVYYYIDQMYSKPGLRLLAVDGVTPSNETIADQSYPLCNEFYAAILQDSAADSPERRIYEWLSTDAGRSCIEHSGYVAVQ, encoded by the coding sequence ATGCGTACTGTCAAAATTTCCCGCCGCGCGTTCCTGACCGGTCTGGGTCTGGCATCCACCGCCGCCCTGCTCTCTGCCTGCAATACCGTGCCTGCCTCCTCTGATTCGGGGGCGGCACCGTCTCAGCCGGATTCTGAGGCATCCTCCTCTTCTGCCGCCAGTGAAATGCCCGCACAGCCCATCCTGAGCGTGGATGAATTCCCCATTACGGATGGCAGCACAGCCTGCATCCCGCTGATCGCACAGATCATGGCCGACACCACCGGGCTGGATCTGGAGACCGCCCGGAGCGCCGTGACCACCAACACCACGGCCCAGGCCTGGCGCAACCTGGGCCTGTACGGCAACAATTACGGCGATTCGGTCAAGCTCATCATCGCCTACGAGGCCCCGGAATCCGTCAAGGAGGAGCTGAAGGCTGACGGTGACCCGCTGGAGCAGAAGGCCATTGGCCGGGACGCGCTGGTGTTTATCGTCAACGAGGACAACCCCGTGCAGAGCCTGACCCTGCAGCAGCTCAAGGACATCTACGCCGGAACGATCACCAATTGGAAAGATGTGGGCGGCAAGGATCAGGAGATCATTGCCTTCCAGCGGCGGGCGGACTCCGGCAGCCAGACCCTGTTCCAGAAACTGCTGATCCAGGGCGGTCCGCTGATGGAGGCCCCCACCGAGCTGGCCCCCACCGCCATGGGTGAGCTGGTGGACAGCATTGCAGAGTATAACAACTCCGCCAATGCCATCGGTTTCTCGGTCTACTACTACATCGACCAGATGTACTCCAAGCCCGGCCTGCGGCTGCTGGCCGTGGATGGCGTGACCCCTTCCAACGAGACGATCGCCGACCAGAGCTACCCACTGTGCAACGAATTCTATGCCGCCATCCTGCAGGATTCCGCTGCTGACAGCCCGGAACGCAGGATCTACGAATGGCTCTCCACCGATGCAGGCCGTTCCTGCATTGAGCACTCCGGCTATGTAGCCGTCCAGTAA